The genomic DNA CGATTCGTCCACGCCGTCTTCGTTTCACTTTCACTTTGTGCCGGGTATTCACAGCACTACCAGTCGAAGACTGGAAGTGTGATGGCAACTACTCATCGTCTCGGCTTAGAGTCCGACAAAAAGGACGGTCGAGATGAATCACGCCGTCACCACCGAGTAGGAGTGGGTCACTCCGAATCCACGCCTGTGGAGACTGCGCTCCCTGCGCGGATGGTCGGCGTCAGCCGAGCATCCGTGAAAAAGCGTGTCGCGGAATCAGGAAGCCCCACCCTCAGCGAGCGCATCAGCGCGAGCAGGGTGGGGTAGTTCACGTGCCGTGCTGCCAGCTATCCATGTACTCGGCCTGCTCGGAGGAGAGGTCGTCGATGTCGATGCCTTCGGCGTCGAGTTTTATTTCAGCGACTTCCTTGTCGAGTTCGTCCGGTACCTCGTGGACGCCAGCCCCGTACTCGTCGGTGTTTTCAACCATTTCACGGACTGATACGGCCTGAATACCGAAGCTTTGGTCCATCACTTCGACGGGGTGGCCGAGCGCAACCGGGGCTGCGAGATTGACGAGCCGGCCGTCAGCGAGGACGTTGATGCGGCGGCCGTCATCGAGCTTGAACTCTTCGACGCCATCTCTGACCTCCTCGCGGGAGACGGCGAGGTCATCAAGCGCATCGAGGTCGATTTCGACGTTGAAGTGGCCGGCGTTGGCGAGGACGACGCCGTCGGACATCCGCTCGAAGTGCTCTTTGACGATGACATCGCGGTTCCCCGTCGTCGTCACGAAGATATCGCCCTTCGCTGCGGCCTCGTCCATCGGGCAGACCTCGTAGCCTTCCATGTGGGCCTCCAGCGCCCGGCGGGGCTCGACTTCGGTAACGACGACGTGGGCGTTCTGGCCGGCGGCCTTTTTTGCGACCCCGCGGCCGCAGTAGCCGTACCCGGAGACGACCACGGTCTTGCCGGCAAACGAGAGGTTCGTCGTCATCGCGATGCTGGACAGCGACGCCTCGCCGGTGCCGTGGACGTTGTCGAAAAGCCGCTTCATCGGCGTGTCGTTGACCGCGAACATCGGGTATTTTAGCTCGCCGTCTTCGTCCATCGCCCGGAGCCGGTGGACGCCGGTGGTCGTCTCCTCGCAGCCCCCGACAATGGAGTCGATAAGCTCCGGGTAGTCCTCGTGAATCGCCATCACGAGGTCGCCGCCGTCGTCGACGGTGACGGTCGGCTCGTGGTCCAGCGTCGCCTCGATGGCGGCGTAGTAGGCGTCATCGTCGACGCCGCGTTTTGCATAGGAGGTAATCGCGTCGTTGGCGTCGAGTGCGGCGCTGACATCGTCGTGGGTCGAAAGCGGGTTGCAGCCGGTGATGGCGACCTCCGCGCCCGCCTCCGCCAGTACCTCGGTCAGGACTGCGGTCTTTGCCTCGACGTGCATCGC from Natronomonas pharaonis DSM 2160 includes the following:
- a CDS encoding adenosylhomocysteinase, coding for MSQPTITEQLDEPRVARESGRKKIEWAREHMPIMTAIAEEFNAEQPLDGEVVAMAMHVEAKTAVLTEVLAEAGAEVAITGCNPLSTHDDVSAALDANDAITSYAKRGVDDDAYYAAIEATLDHEPTVTVDDGGDLVMAIHEDYPELIDSIVGGCEETTTGVHRLRAMDEDGELKYPMFAVNDTPMKRLFDNVHGTGEASLSSIAMTTNLSFAGKTVVVSGYGYCGRGVAKKAAGQNAHVVVTEVEPRRALEAHMEGYEVCPMDEAAAKGDIFVTTTGNRDVIVKEHFERMSDGVVLANAGHFNVEIDLDALDDLAVSREEVRDGVEEFKLDDGRRINVLADGRLVNLAAPVALGHPVEVMDQSFGIQAVSVREMVENTDEYGAGVHEVPDELDKEVAEIKLDAEGIDIDDLSSEQAEYMDSWQHGT